One region of Chryseobacterium muglaense genomic DNA includes:
- a CDS encoding PCMD domain-containing protein has protein sequence MKHLKYILFLLGSCLFLSCIQSELPNAEADILSCTVDPAILRKDPIIQNDRIQILVKPSTDITKQAPVFTLTPGATIFPESGTVLNFSQPQVYTVTSEDRQYQKKYEVSYIISTISSMYSFENVRLENGKFDVFFETDTNGQNIMDWASGNSGFGLTGASSTPEGYPTARWAAGKVGQAVKLTTQSTGALGATMGKPIAAGNLFMGEFDLAASITNPLKSLHLGVPVDFVPDGVKGFFKYKAGPVYKENGVVQPNKKDTWDIYAVFFETDTELKYLDGTNKFTHPNIYSIAQITDVQRIETSNWTEFYIPFNVLNNQTIDQQKLKDGKYSLTLVFTSSIDGDTFSGAVESTLLIDEVQLIH, from the coding sequence ATGAAACACTTAAAATATATCTTATTTTTATTGGGTAGTTGTTTGTTTTTATCTTGCATACAATCTGAACTTCCCAATGCAGAAGCTGATATATTATCTTGTACTGTAGATCCTGCTATCTTGAGAAAAGATCCAATCATACAAAACGACCGTATTCAAATTTTAGTAAAACCATCCACAGATATTACCAAACAAGCGCCCGTTTTTACATTAACACCAGGAGCCACCATCTTTCCAGAAAGTGGGACTGTATTGAATTTCAGCCAACCTCAGGTTTATACGGTAACTTCAGAAGATCGCCAGTACCAGAAGAAATACGAGGTATCTTATATTATTTCTACGATAAGCTCTATGTACAGTTTTGAAAACGTACGTCTTGAAAATGGTAAGTTTGATGTTTTTTTTGAAACCGATACAAATGGTCAAAATATTATGGATTGGGCAAGTGGAAATTCGGGTTTCGGTCTAACAGGTGCCTCTTCTACGCCCGAAGGTTATCCTACAGCACGTTGGGCAGCGGGAAAAGTAGGTCAGGCTGTAAAACTAACCACACAATCTACCGGAGCTTTAGGTGCTACAATGGGAAAACCTATAGCTGCAGGAAACCTCTTTATGGGAGAATTTGATTTAGCTGCATCCATTACCAATCCTTTAAAAAGCTTACATCTTGGGGTGCCAGTAGATTTTGTTCCTGATGGAGTAAAAGGTTTTTTTAAATATAAAGCGGGACCAGTATATAAAGAGAATGGAGTGGTACAGCCAAACAAAAAAGATACTTGGGACATCTATGCTGTTTTTTTTGAAACAGATACTGAGTTAAAATATCTTGATGGAACAAATAAATTTACTCATCCTAATATCTATTCTATTGCTCAAATTACAGATGTACAACGAATTGAAACTTCAAATTGGACGGAATTTTATATTCCTTTTAATGTATTAAATAATCAAACAATCGATCAGCAAAAATTAAAAGATGGAAAATATAGCCTCACCTTGGTTTTTACATCAAGTATTGACGGAGATACTTTTTCCGGTGCTGTAGAAAGTACTCTTTTAATTGATGAAGTGCAATTAATACATTAA
- a CDS encoding porin family protein: MKYNFYLLFINLLVFLFIGSSLIFAQDLDSEKKETGVIAYQLRAGINFGGFTPIPIPAEIRELSSFNPMLNISLEGSITYLFKQTPSSWGIRTGIKLENKGMKANSIVKNYRMEIIGGEGERVAGNWTGGVSTHIANSYITIPTLAIFKVNDRWSFSGGAFWSFLMDKNFSGYVFDGYLREGDPTGVKVIFEDGKTASYDFSNDLRQFSYGLQFGSTWQFSKHINVFGDLSFGLNNMFKSDFKTITFTMRPVYLNFGAGYSF; this comes from the coding sequence ATGAAATATAATTTCTATCTTCTTTTCATCAATTTATTAGTGTTTCTTTTTATAGGAAGCTCATTGATTTTTGCGCAAGACTTAGATTCTGAAAAAAAAGAAACAGGAGTTATTGCGTATCAATTACGAGCAGGAATTAATTTTGGAGGGTTTACTCCAATCCCGATTCCTGCAGAAATTAGAGAACTGAGTAGTTTTAATCCGATGTTGAATATCAGTCTTGAAGGAAGCATTACTTATTTATTCAAACAAACTCCTAGCTCTTGGGGAATTAGAACGGGTATTAAATTAGAAAATAAAGGTATGAAAGCCAATTCTATAGTAAAAAACTACAGAATGGAAATTATTGGTGGCGAAGGTGAAAGGGTAGCTGGAAATTGGACCGGCGGCGTGTCGACTCATATCGCAAATTCTTACATCACCATTCCTACTTTAGCGATTTTTAAAGTAAATGACCGTTGGTCTTTTTCAGGTGGCGCTTTTTGGTCTTTTCTAATGGATAAGAATTTTTCAGGATATGTTTTTGATGGCTATCTTAGAGAAGGCGATCCTACCGGTGTAAAAGTGATTTTTGAAGATGGTAAAACGGCTTCTTATGATTTTTCAAATGATCTGCGGCAATTTTCTTACGGTCTTCAGTTTGGGAGTACATGGCAATTTTCTAAACATATTAATGTCTTTGGTGATTTAAGTTTTGGTTTAAATAATATGTTTAAATCAGATTTTAAAACAATAACTTTTACCATGAGACCAGTGTATTTGAATTTTGGAGCTGGCTATAGTTTTTAA
- a CDS encoding TonB-dependent receptor plug domain-containing protein codes for MKITLPKPCQENWETMTSQKKGRFCAACSKTVRDFTKDSDDEILDFFSDSSSQNVCGNFYESQLNRNMQYSFINSLFSKFAIGFILTTSGIVSTNAQENDSVKKTVFSSLQEQIICLSGAPENIILRPSTRGMPSSVQGSNEPLWVVDGIIADAKTVKNLNPKKIKNMEIIRGTSAVAIYGKDGNNGVIVVTTKKGFRKKN; via the coding sequence ATGAAAATTACTTTACCAAAGCCTTGTCAGGAAAACTGGGAAACAATGACTTCACAGAAAAAAGGAAGATTTTGTGCTGCTTGCTCGAAAACTGTCAGAGATTTTACAAAAGATTCTGATGATGAAATTTTAGATTTTTTTTCTGATAGCTCATCCCAAAATGTCTGCGGAAACTTTTACGAATCACAGCTTAACCGAAATATGCAGTATTCATTCATCAATTCGCTTTTTTCAAAATTTGCCATTGGTTTTATCTTAACAACAAGTGGAATTGTTTCTACAAATGCTCAGGAAAATGACTCTGTGAAAAAAACGGTTTTTTCAAGTCTTCAGGAACAGATTATCTGTCTTTCGGGTGCTCCTGAGAATATTATTCTTAGGCCTTCAACTAGAGGCATGCCTTCTTCAGTTCAAGGCAGTAATGAACCTTTATGGGTTGTAGACGGAATAATTGCAGACGCTAAAACGGTAAAAAATCTTAATCCTAAAAAAATTAAGAATATGGAGATTATTAGAGGAACTTCTGCTGTTGCTATTTATGGAAAAGATGGAAATAATGGAGTTATCGTTGTTACCACCAAAAAAGGATTTAGAAAGAAAAATTAA
- a CDS encoding HdeD family acid-resistance protein yields MNESYSKPYKYWFLPIITGIIFIISGIYIFRTPLSSYLALTMLFAAIFFISGIFEIINAISNRHFQNWGWALVGGIIDLLFGIILMASPMLTATFLPIYVGFIIMFRSITGIGHAIALKEMNISAWTIPLIFGILGILLSLLMIFNPYIGGLTIVYYTAFSIIMFGVLQIILGITLKKLKQL; encoded by the coding sequence ATGAACGAATCTTACTCTAAGCCTTACAAGTATTGGTTTTTACCAATTATTACAGGAATTATTTTTATTATTAGCGGGATATATATATTCCGTACACCACTATCATCTTATTTAGCGCTCACGATGCTTTTTGCCGCAATCTTCTTTATCAGTGGGATTTTTGAAATAATAAATGCAATCAGCAACAGACATTTTCAAAATTGGGGTTGGGCATTGGTTGGCGGGATTATAGATTTACTTTTCGGAATAATTTTAATGGCTTCCCCCATGTTAACGGCTACTTTTCTCCCGATATATGTTGGGTTTATCATCATGTTCCGTTCTATTACAGGAATTGGACATGCTATTGCTCTTAAAGAAATGAATATCTCTGCATGGACAATACCATTAATATTCGGGATTTTGGGAATTTTACTTTCCTTATTAATGATTTTCAATCCTTATATTGGTGGGTTAACTATTGTGTATTATACTGCTTTCTCCATCATTATGTTTGGTGTTTTACAGATAATTTTAGGAATTACTTTAAAAAAATTAAAACAGCTGTAA